The window TGGGTCATTGATACCGCAAAAAAAACCTGCACCAGTTGCCCCGACCATCGCTGCACCAAATGCGGCTGCATCCGCGGTTTGTGCAATACTATATTCAACCTGAAGAATGTCTGCTTTTATTTGGGTCCATAATAAGCTACGAGAGCCACCACCCACGCTTAATAGCTCATCCAACACAACCCCCCATTTCTCATTAGCAATAGTCAATATTTGTTTTAAGCCATAAGCAGTGCCTTCAAAAGCCGCCCTTACCATATCGTCTCGATTATGATTTAAACGCAACCCAATCCATGCTCCTGATGCATTCACATCCCAAATAGGACTACGCTCTCCGGCTAAATAAGGTAAATAAATTAATCCATTCGCCCCTGGTGTTGATGCCTTTGAAAATTCTTCGAGTTGTTCATGATCATTAATTTCAGGCCAAACTGCATGGTTAAGCCAATTAAAAGTCCCCCCTGTTGTAGACATTGCTCCGTGAGCCAACCATTGATTCGGTACAATGTGATATCGATTCATAAAGCGGTGATCAAAGTTGGGTTCCTCCAAGCAAAATGTAATAACACCTGAAGTACCTGTCGATTCAAAAGCCGTTTCAGAATCAAGCAGCCCGACAGCAAATGCCGCCGCTGCAGTATCCGCTGACCCCAAAATAATTGGCGTTCCTACCTGTAATCCGGTCTCTTGTGCTGCTGTCTGATCCACTTGCCCAACGACAGAAGTACAAGGGTAAATCGGCGGTAAAATATCGTGGTTAAATCGCCAATATTGCAATAATTCCTTTGACCACTTAGGCGCTTTTGATAAAACAACAGCCCCTGAATATGCGGCTTGTGTTGGGTCAATTGCCGCTTTTTTACTACCCAGTTTTAATGATAAAAAGCTATTTAGTAGTACCACCTTATGTACTTTTTGCATCAGTTCGGGTTGCTGCATTTGTAGCCACCCGAGTGTGCCAACCCAGCAAGCTGATGGACTAGGGCTATTGCAAGATAATGCTTGAACCTTATTAAGGTCTTTCCCTAATGTTTGCTGAATAAATCCTTCTGAACGGCCATCAAGATAGGTTATCCCGTTCGTGACAGGTTGGTTATTTTTATCCAATAAAACAAGCGTTGGGCAAGCAACAGAAAAACTCACAGAAACAATCTTCTTCACTTGTGAAGAGACCTCTCGTATTGCTTCTGCAGTCTTTTTCCAAAAATCATTTAGATTAATTTCATGACTTCTGAGAGACTTGGAAATAATATTGGTATCACGCGATGCTTTTGCTAATAATTCTCCATGAAAGTTAAAAGCACACACCTTTACACTGCTGCTACCTGCATCTACTCCCAAATAGACACTGTCCATCATATTGCCTCCAACGCGTATTTTAATTGTTGTGTATAATGATTTTGATTGCGTCACCTTTTTGGGCGGTTACCATGGCCTCATTGATTTCATCCAATGAAAAACGGTGGGTAATTAATTTTTCAATATCAATTAATCCAGATGAAATCAGTGTTAATGCTTGTTGGTAGCCATTTCGACTTAATGCACTAGCCCCTGTAATGATAAGCTCGTTATAATGGATGATGTTGACATCAATTTGCGCCATATCATCTTTAGAAAAACCCGCGAAGAGGTTAACTCGCCCACCTTTTCTGGCGAGTTTGAAAGCAGGATCTACCAGCTCAGGAATACCGATAGCCACAATGACAACATCTGCACCAACACCTTCGGTTACATTTTTGACAACATCTAACAGGTTGTCCTTCTGGCTATTCACTACATGGGT of the Providencia rettgeri genome contains:
- a CDS encoding FGGY-family carbohydrate kinase — protein: MMDSVYLGVDAGSSSVKVCAFNFHGELLAKASRDTNIISKSLRSHEINLNDFWKKTAEAIREVSSQVKKIVSVSFSVACPTLVLLDKNNQPVTNGITYLDGRSEGFIQQTLGKDLNKVQALSCNSPSPSACWVGTLGWLQMQQPELMQKVHKVVLLNSFLSLKLGSKKAAIDPTQAAYSGAVVLSKAPKWSKELLQYWRFNHDILPPIYPCTSVVGQVDQTAAQETGLQVGTPIILGSADTAAAAFAVGLLDSETAFESTGTSGVITFCLEEPNFDHRFMNRYHIVPNQWLAHGAMSTTGGTFNWLNHAVWPEINDHEQLEEFSKASTPGANGLIYLPYLAGERSPIWDVNASGAWIGLRLNHNRDDMVRAAFEGTAYGLKQILTIANEKWGVVLDELLSVGGGSRSLLWTQIKADILQVEYSIAQTADAAAFGAAMVGATGAGFFCGINDPDLPIIKTEDMVFTPNKDKKIQEIYNKQFNIYDGLYPLLKETMYSLSNK